A section of the Humulus lupulus chromosome 2, drHumLupu1.1, whole genome shotgun sequence genome encodes:
- the LOC133814948 gene encoding uncharacterized protein LOC133814948, whose translation MESVAAAAAMQGREMSPEQAQFMANRSFPNNYRSNIMPNYYHPGLQNHENFSYANNKNVLQPPPGFNSQPQQEKKQSLEDILGIFIMESNKRFRKNEATLDNIETHMTNMGASVKKIETQVGQLANAVNSNQKGSFPSDTMVNPKESCQAVSLRSGKVLDEGNVQASSNEKVELVVREVDKEEKAKKQSGSDKNDMKKDSLPMYQPPIPYPQRFQKKKLDEQFAKFLEIFKRIHINIPFADALEQIPNYVIFMKEVMSKKRRLEEFKTVKLTEECSAILQKKFPQKVKDPGSFTIPCTIGGSFFDKALCDLGTSINLMPLSVFKKLGVGEVKPTTITLQLADRSLTYPRGVIEDVLVKVDKFIFPADFVVLDMEEDHEIPIILGRPFLATGRALIDVQGGH comes from the coding sequence ATGGAGAGTGTAGCAGCGGCTGCTGCAATGCAGGGGCGAGAAATGAGTCCAGAACAAGCCCAGTTTATGGCAAACCGCTCCTTCCCTAATAACTACAGAAGCAACATCATGCCTAATTATTATCATCCAGGATTACAAAACCATGAAAATTTCTCTTATGCCAATAATAAAAATGTGCTGCAACCACCTCCGGGATTCAATTCTCAACCGCAACAAGAGAAAAAGCAATCGTTGGAAGACATTTTGGGCATTTTTATTATGGAGTCTAACAAGAGGTTCAGAAAAAATGAAGCAACACTCGACAATATAgagacccatatgactaacatggGAGCTTCAGTGAAGAAAATTGAGACTCAAGTGGGCCAATTAGCTAATGCGGTGAATTCTAATCAGAAGGGAAGTTTTCCTAGTGACACTATGGTAAATCCAAAGGAATCATGCCAAGCAGTTTCTTTGAGAAGTGGTAAGGTGCTTGATGAGGGTAATGTTCAAGCTAGTTCAAATGAGAAAGTTGAGCTAGTGGTACGAGAGGTAGACAAAGAAGAGAAAGCCAAGAAGCAGAGTGGAAGTGACAAGAATGACATGAAGAAAgatagccttccaatgtatcaacCTCCCATTCCATACCCTCAACGATTTCAGAAGAAGAAATTAGATGAACAGTTTGCAAAGTTTCTAGAAATCTTCAAAcgaattcacataaacattccaTTTGCAGATGCTCTTGAGCAAATTCCTAATTATGTGATATTCATGAAAGAAGTCATgtcaaagaaaagaagattagaagAATTTAAAACTGTGAAGTTAACAGAAGAATGCAGCGCCATCTTACAGAAGAAGTTTCCTCAAAAGGTGAAAGATCCGGGTAGCTTTACTATACCATGCACTATTGGAGGGTCATTCTTTGACAAGGCATTATGTGATCTTGGAACGAGTATTAATTTGATGCCACTTTCAGTTTTTAAGAAGTTGGGGGTAGGAGAGGTGAAGCCCACAACCATTACTCTTCAACTAGCAGATCGGTCACTTACTTATCCTAGGGGAGTGATTGAAGACGTATTGGTTAAGGTGGACAAATTTATTTTTCCCGCTGATTTCGTGGTTTTGGATATGGAGGAGGACCATGAAATCCCCATTATTCTTGGTCGTCCATTCTTGGCTACTGGAAGAGCTCTTATTGATGTACAAGGTGGTCATTAG